The following DNA comes from Nicotiana sylvestris chromosome 10, ASM39365v2, whole genome shotgun sequence.
ACTTTTAATTGAGTGATAAAGTCTATGGCCATATTATATGTTTATCTCTCATAaatgattatctgattttaatatgtGGACCAAGTGGGAGAATGTTAAAAATTTACCGCCTCTTCTAGAGACTTCTAGTATGGCCCACATATAAGgtaataaattatttagcttgtctcccaaaggaaataatatatcagataatattctTGAACAACTATGACTGAAGGTACGTTCCTTGTTTAATTTCTGTTATGACGGCTCTACATATGTAAAAAATTTCAACATAATGATCTACCAACGCTTAGCTAGTTCTATGGAGGAACATACTTTAGCTTGTTTTTTTAACCCCTCCCTAATTAGGAGGATCTATAGTGTTTCCACACTTCCCTCCAACGTGACTCGAACCCAAATCCTAACGGTCGTGGGTGGAGGTGCTTTTACCAATTGAGCAAGCCTCACTTGTCACTTTAGCTTGGTTGAATACCAAAGACATTAGCGGAAGCAGAATTTTCACCAAGAGGTTCTATCAAATAACAAAAGTAAATACTTGAAGAAATCAAAGGGATTCAACAACTAATATATAAGCATAATAAAACTTTTTTCCTTATATATCCTTCCACTACCCTGGCTCCTCCCATGACCAAAGGTACGTAGTATCGACAAGGTTCAGTTGTATCATTGAAGGATCAATAATGTTTAAACCAAAAGATTCTTCTTGAGTTTGATCAAGTGATTCAACTCTCCGTGTGTGTGTTTTTGTGAAAGAGAAGCAAAAGCAACCAATAAAAAAAGCAGACCTAAGCCAACTTGAATTCAGCAAATAAGTAGCAGTTGTTTACATTTCTTTGACCGTTAAAGGAATATTAATTCTacacagaggcggatccaggaatCGGAGGATGCAGGTGCCACTACTTTATGCATATAGTATATCCAGGGGCGAATATACATGACACCAATCGGTGTCACATGACATCGCTTCTCCAAAAACTTTTactaaatatataatatataaataataaaataaaataaaataaaaatattggatATAAATACAAAAATTGACGTTGTCACTATAGTTATTTATTCATTCGTTCACTTCTTCAAATGTTGACACTATTTATGAAAATTGATGCGTACGCCTCTAAGTATTACCTATAACTAACTACATGACCGAATTGGAAGGAAAGGTCGGTCCGGTTAGTTTATGGTTAACTCGAATAGGTCTTTCATTCGCAAAGCAAATAAGTTCGATTTAGGTTCATTTTTATTCATGAAAGAGTGTCTCCAATGAATTTTTTTGCTTAAAGAATAGCTTATACTACATATTCTTTGTTTGACTAGATTAATTTACCTTTATCATTCTTGGGTTATTTTTTACATGTTAATTGTCGAGTTATATGATAATATGTTTAAAGTGAAACCTCCAATGTTCAACCTATAATAATCAACCCAAAATGACTATTAATCaagttattttttttcaaaagccAGTAGAAAAGATGATTCCAATTATATtctaatatttaaattaatattgtatcataaaaaaaaaagacattATATGCTAACTAACTTACGTGACCCGTTAGCACCGGATGAATGATGCGAATGGGCTTCCCAAGAAGCCAGCCCGGGCCGGAGTCAGTATAGAATGAATGAGACGACCCTAATCTTGTGTTGGCTTTGCCAACTTATTGGATTGCGAGCGGAGAAAAGCGGACGTGGGGACTCTTTCGGCATAGCCAATTCAAAAAGGCGAGTGCAGCCTGGCTCACCcggctcaacaatagaaatctcTGCAGTTCAGCCACCGGAAAAAAATGTTCATGAATTAAGGTATAATAATAGAAAGTAGAAACAAAATAAAGACCGGTATACAAAAGTttaaagaagaagagagaaactcggcaaataaaaggaagaaaaaagaggaaaagaaaacgaagggaaaaaaaaaaggaaaaagaggtgAGGCTAGGGCCCAattgaaaataaaggaaaaccaggaaaaaggagagaaacaAAGAATAACCCTCTTGTAGGAATCGACCTTGCATTCACGAGGTCAATGATAGCTTACAGAACGGACGCTGAACCAATGGCACCCACATCGACTTTGATATATTTGTTATTTTACGTATATATTACATACATAGTAAATTTTTTAGCGTAGCGAACGGATAGCATGGCACCCCGACCTCATAAGGTAGATCCGCCCTTTTCTACACCACTAAAATTAAATAATTGCTTGCAAGGCATTGCATGCGAAGATATTTCAAGTGAGGTGTAAATTTATCTAGATTGTAGCATACATGAAAGCTCACTGCCCACGTTGACAAAAAAATGATTTTAACACTCTTCTTAAGAGAAGATAGATTGCCTCTATTCTCAAACAGAgaagcctatatatatatatgtttatacATGTACTAATATATCCACTACCTATACACCTAAAAGATACAGACACCAAAGTGTCAACTTTTCATCTGCATCAAGAATCAATGAACTTTGTACCTTAATTGCATTAACATTATAGTATGTACtacgatagacccttgtggtccgatcCTTTCCGGACCCCACGCATAACGGGAGGTTAGTGTATCTTTTTTATGTACTACACAATAGGCATATATAAATATAAAGGGAACCAAACTGACTTGTTGAATCGCTCTCTGAGTCCGTGCTAGCTCGGGCTTCTACCACCTCCTTGTTCTATATCTACATTTCGCGAACTAGCAGGATCATTCGCCCTTCTATCCCCGCTCAAAAGCCTCATCAAACGCCTCAGTCTTTCAGGCATTACAGATTTCGACTCTTCTTCATTAATTCGCCCTGGAATATCGATAACCAACATTCCATGTGGCCGGTTATTACTCGTAGATGCTGTTGACTCCAAACAAGGATTACTACACAAGGTGCTAACTTGAGTCTCATTTCCCCAATACAGCACATTGGTCGGAAAATTAGGCAACTCTGTTGAAGCCTCAACCTCCGATTCCACTGACTCGAGTGTTTTATCCCCAGTTGTGGAAACTGCGTTACGACAAAGAGGACAAGAGGAATGACATTGAAACCACATGTCAATACAATCAACATGAAACCCATGATTACATTTTGGTAAAAATCTTGTCTTTTCACCCTCAGTGACATCACAAAGACAAATAGTACATTCCAGTGTTCCATCTTTGAATTCTTTAGCATCAAATGCAAGTACAGGAATTGTTTTGAGTATTGACGGGTCAAGTCCCTGAACTTTGACTTTGTGGTGGCGCTCTGTGCCGCCATTGGAGTCTTCTTGCCGGCGACGACTCCTGGACCACTTCACGTAAAGGTGAAGGAAGAATATGAAGATCACAACCAGGAACAGAAATATGATTACCCCCAACATAATCTTTCCTATGAAAGCTAACGCACCTGACTCATCTAGTTTATTGCTATTACTGCTCGAAGCGTCTTCCATTCAGTAACACAAGAATCTGAACAAGGCGATCTAGCTAATTGTTAAAGGAAAGAGCAAGTATCAAAGTGGGTTTTTGAGAGAGAGATAACAATCAACTTTTGCTTGGATTATAGGATGAGAGGTGGAATTAGAGGTGGTAATATTTATGAGTTGGGTGTAAGGAGTCTAGAATGGATGGCTAAGACGACGAAGAAGAATTCAAACAAGAAATTAATTTCTCCCCCGCCTTGTTCATTTCTAAGAGACTTCTGCTTTGACCCGACTCTTTCTACTGAAAGTACGTGGATGGGAAGAAAGTTTGAGGTCATGGGAAAGATATTGCTTTGACTTTTACTTAGGCAGACCAAAGTGTCAAGTTTGACATTACGAAaataaaattaaaggaaaaaagaaaagagaaacggCATCATATATTGATGACAATTGGTTTAGCTCGATCGGGTTATTGAAAGGAATGGCCCAGTAAGGAGCTATCTTGGTCGAATGTATCAAAAGTTAGTGTTATTTAGAAAATTTGTCCCGGGATCCGCACACAATTATAGCTCTTCAGAGTTTTTTCTATCTAATTGGTAGAGTTTATACTAtatttactctatattttttGGTTTAGCTCAGAGGAGTCATTTACAGAATAATTTGGGTTGATATCCGAGTGAATAAAAACGGTAAAGTTGGTTTTGTAAAGCCCTCTTCGTGATGTCAAACTAGAGTTTGAAAATCTATTGATCATCATCCGCTAGTAACCAAAATTCAGTCATAGTAGTTGGATTTGCTTTTCTTTTTGGTTGGTGGTGGGGGTAAGAGGGTAGAAATGGCGTGGGATAGTCccttttagtatttagttttGATCCAATATTTTTAATGTTGAGCAAAAATAGTCACTactcaattaaaattaatatgaaaagacagtTTTATCCTTTCTTCATGAGTGCtatgtaaatattaaggacatggtgtTCTTAATATTTACATTGCACACATGAAGTTAAGGACGacatgtccttaacatttacactgtacatatgaagttaaggacatgatgtcctaAAGTTTAACGACGGAAGGTGCAAACACAAgacactttgtccttaatatttacacaacattcatgaagttaaggacaccatgtcATTAATATTTACACAATACTTATAAAGTTAAAGATActatgtccttaacatttacattGCACACATAaagttaaggacaccatgtccttaacatttacaatgcatatatgaagttaaggacatgaggtcctaaAGTTTAATAACAGAAGGTGCAAATACAAGCTAAGGACAttatgtccttaacatttacactgcacacatgaagttaaggacgccatgtccttaacatttacactgcacaTATGAAGTCAAGGACATGATGTCCTAAAGTTTAATAATGGAaggtgcaaatacatgacaatttgTCCTTAATATTTTTACACAGAATTCGTGAATTTAAGGACATTATATCCTTAATAAAGACATCTCTAATTAGTGATTAATTGTGCACTTCCCCGCAAGGGGGAAATAATTTCAGTCGATGCACTCCTCTAACAAGATTCATCTGTCGTTTCCACAGTTCCACTAAATAATTTTGTTTCTGTTTTTGTTGTTGAGATCTTGAATTTAGGCGGTTAGTATAAGAAAGTGCGATCCCCAAACAAGAAGGCCAATAATTTTGGAGATGAGAAAGCCAAACAAAATTGGAAAATTATCAGTTATGTCAATCCATAATTTAGTTAATACAGAAATTaatcaattcataaaatattattgatattagCCAGTTAGCTATTTATAGCCAAAAACAATGACAAACTTTTGCTTTATTTTGAGTGAGTGTTGTTGCAATAGATTAGATACATCTTAAGGAGTTTAAATATCAGTTTTAGGATGATTTGATAAAGtattgaggtggtttgaattgaaaattcacTGTAGAAGATGAACATGAAAAAAGATGATGTGTATCACACAGTGTATCATTTCTGTATCACATATGTATTatatttgtatcaaatgtgtatcacatgtatatccatatatacctgtgtgtgagataATGTGTGATACATGTGCCGCAGAAGAATTTTTTAACTTGATTTAATACGAATTTATACCATAttagtccaaatcacctccaatcttcctcaaatatTATATATCGgctcatctatatgttttcaataaaTTTCAACCATATCCATTGAATAAGATTcgtttttgcttagattttttgatatatatatatattcatcacCCTATTCGCTTCTTCATTTATAAATTTTTCTTTCCGTCTTACATTAAGTATTGCTAATCATGCTTAAAACATGGAAGGAGATCTTTGCATGCGATTCTTGGTGAGAAAGAATTCTTAGTTATTTGGGTTTTCAAGTTTTGTATATGCTTGGCTAGGTTTGGTAAGCCAATgattaatggctagaggttggtagGTTAGGACTAATTTGGGACATTTCCGCAAAAGAATTACTCCTGCTATATATGGGTCGTCTCAAGATTTCAAGGTAGACATGGCGTGGGATAGCCActttttaatatggtatttagTTTTTATCTAGTATTTTTAATGTtgagcaaaaatagccactactctattaaaattaatacgaaaaaatatttttaccctttcttcatgagtgctgtgtaaatattaaggacatggtgtccttaacatttacactgcacaCATGAAGTTAAGGACGTCATGTCCTTCACATTTACACTGcacatatgaagttaaggacatgatgtcctaAAGTTTAACAACGGAAGGTGCATATATATgacactttgtccttaatatttatacagcattcatgaagttaaggccaccatgtccttaatatttacacaataCTTATAAAGTTAAGGATACTATGTCCTTAACGTTTACACTGCACACATAAAGTTAAGGATgtcatgtccttaatatttacactacacatatgaagttaaggacaggaagtgtcacgaccccaaccccggtcgtgatggcgcccaacacactgctaggcaagcctgaccaactaacaacctcGACCCTTTTCTTATACAATTTATTAttagctaacacagttaaattgctaGTTTATCATTATAAAAGTTTAGGACAACGAGTCAAATATGCGgaaattcagatgataataccactacataacccatacagatctggtgtcacaagtctcgagcctctagcACAAGTTTAACAGCCTAATACATAATCAGTTTAGGAAATGTGGATAaaacgaaaggatagaagggagagatccgggctgcggacgccgtgcagctacctcgatgctcccggatatgaactgatcgactgaatatcctcactcagcctctggaacacctggatctgcacgcaaggtgcagggagtaatgtgagtactccgacccagtgagtaataagcataaataatgactgagaataagaaatcacggaaatcacagagtaatctataatgcggcagtttaaacaagtaatatgaaagcaataaaccaatggaaacgaaatatggagatgctacaacaaataagcagttaaatgaCAGACATATAacgaaaatcaacacatagaacggtactcTATAGTactcgctgtggcgtgcagcccgatctgtttatttatcgtcgacggcgctcactaggggtgtgcagactccgagaggggccctttacggcccaagcgcaatatcaagccatctcgtggcatcaactaggccctcggcctcatatcaatatcaacataatactgctgcggcgtgcagcccgatcccatagtatcctcacatctggcccttgaccatactcagtccaaaaatcatataagcctctcgggcatttagtaaaacagtagttctcagcccaaaacatcatttaatatatctttttagtttcaaaaaccgagtaaaagtggttgagttgtaaaacagtggaaaacggtacgtatgagttcaagtagtaagtctaaatagtgaggaaatagtgataaaactccccggagggttcaaatagttggcacgaagcccaaatatgacaatcaatcCAATTAATGaggataacaaataagctttaatcaaatacgcgataaaagcGTCactcaggatggaccaagtcacaatccccaatagtaaacgatctcacgctcatcatcaaacgcgtgtctcacctcaatatagcactatgatgtgaaaatccggggtttcaaaccctcagaacaccatttacattcattactcacctcaaaacGGCTAAAGCTCTAGCtcactatgcccttgcctctcaaatcggcctccttgcacgtcgaatctgaccaaaaccagaacgaatacgtcacaatatgctaagggaacaaagcccaagcgaaaacaatcaaaaaatatcaaaattcccgaaattagcaaaacccgagccccgggcccacttctcgaaactcagaaatgtTTACATCATTAGAGTCCTTATCTCCCcaagagttcatacatatcaaaatcacaagaatcggagttcaattaGCCCTTCAAATCCTTAATTTATGCTCTCTTAAGTTCAAGCCCTAGACCATCATTTTTTTGTccattaattccttaaattttcagtcctaattcatgaaataccaccatataagtgtgttttaagtccaaaatccttaccttatcgaagttcccttgaaatctctcttcaaaatcgcccaaaaactcTAAGTCCGAAGTGAAAATGACTAACCCTTCAAAATTTCGCGAAGAAGAACTtaaataccttctgcccagacataaccgcttctgcggttaaaTTACCGCTTCcacggtaccgcttctgcggtcaaaacTCTGTATCCGCAAAAATCACTTAGCCTCCCTTGAATCGCTTCTGCGGTCGAAATCCCGCATCTGtggcttcgcagatgcggctcTTGGTCCGTTTCTGCGAAAATAGCTGACCAGGCCAACCCTCGCTTCTGCGGCCTCCTCTTCGCATGGGcgacaccgcttctgcggtcccaattccgcagaagcggaaataccagaagcagcagcAAATTCTGAGTTGCACAAGTCCAAAACTTcccattaaccatccgaaatcaccccgaggcccctgggacctcaaccaaaaacaccaacACATGCTAAAACaccatccaaacttgttccaatcattaaaacacctcaaacaacaccaaaactatcaaattacattgaattcaagcctaagttcttctacAACTTACGAAACACGCATTCGATAAAAAATCcaatcaaatcacctccgaatgacctgatattttacacacacatcccaaatcacatgacgaagctacaacaactctcggaattccattccgaccctcggataaaaatttcacctatcaaccggaattcgccaaaatactaactttgccaattcaagcctatttctacaccggacctccaaaaccaatttcgatcacactcctaagtcataaattaccTTCCGAAGTTAAtcaaaccatcgaaactcacatccgagccctctaacgcataagtcaatatccggttgacttttccaacttaagccttcttaaaagagactaagtgtctcatttcttaccaaaatcacaccaaacgcaaaccaatcaactcgaccacataaaatacggataacgaagcataaagaagcagaaatggggaaaacggagcggtaactcatgagacgactggccgggtcgtcacatgagGTCCTAAAATTAACAACATAAAGTGCAAATACAAGTTATGGACattatgtccttaatatttacactgcAAGTATGAAGTTAAGGACgtcatgtccttaatatttacagtgcacatatgaagttaaggacGTCATGTTCTTAACATTTACATTGCACATATGAAGTTTAGGACATGATGTCCTATAGTTTAACAACGCAAGGTGCAAATACATGACACTTTGTCCTTTATATTTACACAACACTCATGTCTAGCACAGGGGTATTTTCATGCAGACGGGTAAAAATTTATTAAGTACTGACCAAAGagtaaatatattttaaacagTGGCTAAAAAGTAAAGACATCTCTAATTAGTGGCTAAATGTGCACTTCCCCCGATTTCAGGTTACTATGCTATGATTGCTCGTGCAAACTACATAGTCGCAAAAAAAATTGGAAATAGCCTAATTTACAACTGCTATTTAAAATTTaccacagttttaaaagtaatcaaaatttagctacTCTTTCGTGTAAAAATagaaaatgaataaaaataaCCTTTAAAAATCTAAAAAATTTCCAACATAACATGTTGGAGTTCgaaattttttacatatgagattccaCTCTAATATGCTAAAATTTCATAATGTGCCGGgattccaatataatatactagaaGTTTATATGCAGGAACTCCataatccaacatattatgcttAACCTTTCCGTATTTCAGctagggtatttttgtccggatTTTATCTCCGCAtaaaatagtgattatttttcaataattttgtaAATACCGGCTATTTTTCAATCactagtccgaaaactggctagcccatgCTATTTTGACTACATAGTTTCTAGTACCATTTATGGAATACCTTTCTTTtcgtttatttttctttctttccttcctATTATTAGAGATTTATACTGAAATACAAATCAAATCGGTTAAGAAAACCGATACTATATTTGGTTTGATTTAAATTTTAATCTACAAtatatggtttggtttggttttataAAAACACCGAGAAAAAACTGAACCAAACTGATAAATTTCATACACAATTTTTGTTTTATCACAATGGCTAATCTTTAAATCATTAGGTTATGGATAGGGCGATGTGCATAGATAGCCATTAATAGCACATGTCTTTATTTTTAAGCCACTGTTTTAAatatctttagtctttagccactgctttaataaaattttacctgcctggacgaaaatacccttctgttATAAGCTTATACCTACGCTCCTTAGTAacgatcagcagcagcagtacgTAACTACCTTCCGAAGCAGCAACAACGACTGTGATCATCCAAAATTGCAGAAGCTTCTCTTCCAATTTCAAACTATAGAATTCAATTTACTCGTCCAAAAATCGACATAAAATTACAGTAAGTTATGCTTTTGtgtgtttttgttgatttttatTTCGTTACtaggaatttgattttttttgcttttctagaTTGATAACGTTAAGGACATCACATCCTGTGATTATTCTATAAATATTGAGGACATAATGTTAAGGATTTGGTGTCCTTAACATAACACATAGTGTTCTGAATATTAAGGACATAATGCCCTAGttttgcaaaatattttgaaaaagttaaggacacttggtccttaacttagagttccaagttcaaaagttaaggacacttcaTCCTTAATTTACGGTTACAAAGTTCTAAAGTTAAGGACACATGGTCCTGAAGTTAGACTAACAaggtcaaaagttaaggacacttggtcctgaagtatgagttccaagttcaaaagttaaggacacttgggtCCTGAAGTTAGACTAACAaggtcaaaagttaaggacacttggtcttgaAGTTAGACTAATAAtgtcaaaagttaaggatacttggtcctgaacttcaagtttcaagttcaaaagttaaagacacttggtccttaactttgaataccaagttcaaaagttaaagaagtttctttaactttgatttccaagttcaaaagttaaggacacttggtccttaacttggtcctgaacttacagttccTGTCCTTAATTTATACAAGGATTGCTCTATAAGTATGTCCTGAATTTCCCATTCTCTTGACTTGAATGATGGAAATAATATGTATTATAATTGCTTTTAATGGTAGATGGACTGAAGACTATAAATATCTTGATCATCAAACAAAGCTTGTTCTAGTACCTGAGGCAATTCAATTTGAAGATTTCATTAAACAGATCTTTGAAGTTATTGAATTGGATAGAGACAAGTTTGAAGCAAtgatatggtttgatatcaacctGGGAACAAGCAAGGGAATGATTGTATCCAAAAATTTAGATCTTCACACATGTATAGAGTTACTAAAAAGTCATTCATTCTTCAAGGGTTGTCATTTCATTGTTGATGTTTCGGAAAGAGTTTTTAGATCTACAAGCTCCTTTGAACATGTCAACAGAGAAAATCAacatgacaatcaaaacaaatgccAACAGATAATGAAAATAGATATGGTTGAAGTTGAACCAATAACTGAAGAGGTGCTTCAAACATTTGATTTTATTCAAGTGGAAGGACAAAGCATTATAGAGATTGACAACGAACAAGATTTGGGTATTCAAGTCGTAGAGAGAGCACCAGTAATAGAAGAAGTTGCTAAAAAACCTCTACTCAACTAACTAGATGAAGctcaaattcaaaacaaaaagaatccccaactacgATATTAAGAGAAAATACTTTGTTGGATGAAATAAAAGTGGGATCAATATTTGACAAAAAGAAGAGTATAATTAACTGTTTTTTGAATATAACAATTAAAGGACATTTTAAATTCAAGGTTGTTAGATTAAGCTCAACAAGATATTCGTTGAAATGCAATGATGATAGTGTGGGTGGTGTGTGTGCGCTTTCGGAGTTAAAGATTCAACACTGTTCAAGATAATAAAGATTAAGAAAAATTATGACTGCTCAGTTaacactatgaaagctaatcaaAGGCATACAACTTTAAAGTTTATTAGTGGTTACATTATTGACAATCTTCGAGACCCAAGGTTTGAAGTTACACCAGCTTTTGTCATGGCAGAAATGCAAAAATTACATGGACTAGACATTGGGTATCACAAGGCGTGGCGTGCTATTCAACGTGCTTCAGCTTTAATAAGAGGAACTCCTGAAGAGAATTATAAATTATTGTCTTCATACTTGTATATGATAAAAAGTAAAAACCCGGGAATATATACTAACATAAAGATAGACGAGAACAACAGGTaaacaatcaaaaaagaaattaTAAGTCTGTTTTATAAAATTTAGGATATGCTGTCCTTCACTAGTGAAAAGGTTAGAGGACGtgatgtccttaactttgatgTGTGCAGTCAAacagttaaggacacttggttcTTAACTTAGAGTTGCAAGTTAAAAaattaaggactgcctgtccttaacttttgagcttgtaactctaagctaaggaccaagtgtccttaacatttgagcttgttagtctaacttcaggactacatgtcctaaACTTTTGGACTT
Coding sequences within:
- the LOC104236684 gene encoding RING-H2 finger protein ATL60-like translates to MEDASSSNSNKLDESGALAFIGKIMLGVIIFLFLVVIFIFFLHLYVKWSRSRRRQEDSNGGTERHHKVKVQGLDPSILKTIPVLAFDAKEFKDGTLECTICLCDVTEGEKTRFLPKCNHGFHVDCIDMWFQCHSSCPLCRNAVSTTGDKTLESVESEVEASTELPNFPTNVLYWGNETQVSTLCSNPCLESTASTSNNRPHGMLVIDIPGRINEEESKSVMPERLRRLMRLLSGDRRANDPASSRNVDIEQGGGRSPS